From the Streptococcus oralis ATCC 35037 genome, one window contains:
- a CDS encoding cytidine deaminase family protein produces MDTWEKMYEEARTLFNPHEVSDFVYANHVVAAVEAEDGQIFTGFCMEGTCGVFHLCAERAALFNMYQFSGQTKVKKILAFRDKPPYGEGSGMPCGACREFLLELNAENKEAEFMMDYETRKTIKVAELIPYWWGEERATNWQDK; encoded by the coding sequence ATGGATACATGGGAAAAGATGTATGAAGAAGCACGAACCTTATTCAATCCCCATGAAGTTTCTGACTTTGTTTATGCTAACCATGTTGTTGCTGCAGTAGAAGCAGAAGATGGTCAGATTTTTACAGGATTTTGTATGGAGGGTACTTGTGGCGTTTTTCATCTCTGTGCAGAACGAGCAGCTCTCTTCAATATGTATCAATTTTCAGGACAGACCAAAGTTAAGAAAATCCTCGCCTTTCGAGATAAACCTCCCTACGGAGAAGGATCAGGTATGCCCTGTGGCGCTTGCAGAGAATTTCTCTTAGAATTGAATGCTGAGAATAAAGAAGCAGAGTTCATGATGGACTACGAAACAAGAAAAACAATTAAGGTTGCCGAATTGATCCCTTACTGGTGGGGAGAGGAACGTGCGACTAATTGGCAAGATAAATAG